In Bradyrhizobium manausense, the sequence ACGGTTTGGAATGCGATGGTCTTGAAGCGCTCGAGCGCCTTCGGATTGCGGTCGACTTTCATGCGCAGGATCGCGCCCTGCCAGGACGCGAGCAGGAAGTCGGCAAGCTCCTCGGGCTCGAAATCGGATGCGATCTCGCCGCTGGTCTGGGCGTCCCTGATGCAGGCAGCGAACGGCGAGCGCCATTCAGCAAAGATCGCCGCAAGGCGCGCGCGCAGCAGCTCACTGCTGCCTGATGCCTCCAGGCTGAGATCGCCGATCAGGCAGCCGCGGCCGTAGCCATCAGCCTCCAGCCGGCCAGTGATGATGTCGAGATAGCGCCTGAGCCGCGCGCGCGGCGTCAGCGAGACGTCGTCGAGGGCCTCGGCAACCAGCCCCCTGGTGATGTCGAAATAACGGTCGAGCACCTCGGAGGCGAACGCCTCCTTGGAGCGGAAATGGTTGGTAAACGACCCCTGCGGCGCGCCCGCCGCAGCGGTGACGTCGCGCACGCTGGTGCCGTGATAGCCGGTCCGGAACATGACCTTGAGGCCGGCGTCGAGGATGGCGTCTTTGAGTGAGGGTTTTGGCATGAGTAAATTAATACGTACGTACGTATTATTGTCAAGCGCAAGTTTGCGCCATCGGCAATCTCATGGCCGATCAACCCGTTACCGAGCTTTTGGACGAAAGTTCAGCCTGCCGGCTGGCTCCGCGAGACCACCCAATATCGTAGCCATGCGCCGATGGTGCAGCCGACGAGGTAGCACGCGAACATGACGAGGCCGAGGTCGAGCCAGTAGCCGAAGCGGCCCGGAACCACATGCGCAAACGAGGCCGCGACAAGCCCTGCGACCAGGACCGCGAGCCAGCGCGCCGTGACCTTCGAGGTGCCGTTCCCGCGCTGGACCACCGAGATCCAGCCCGCGCAAAAGCCCAGCAGCACCGAGCCGATCAGCCAGCCCATATGGAACGAGACGAGATAGGGCATCTTCACCTCACCAGAAATTCGATGCGGCGGTTTTGCGCCTTGCCGTCGTCGGTATCGTTGCCGGCGACGGGCTGCGTGCTGCCATAACCGACTGCGGTGAAACGATCTGCTGGCAGACCGGCCTTGACCAGATAGGCAATCACCGCCTGCGCGCGCTTTTCGGACAGCGCCTGGTTGAAGGAGTCCTCGCCATCGGCATCGGTATGGCCGGCAACCTCGATATTGGTGGTCGGGCAGCGCATCGCCGTCTCGATCAGATGATCGAGAATGCCGGCGGAGTCGGGATCGATATCGGCGCGCTTGGGCTCGAAGCGGATCTTGCCCTTCGCCAGCAGCTCCGAAAACAATTGCTGACAGACGGTGCCGTCGACCGGCCCCGCCGCGGGCTTCACGGTGATCTCGGGCTTGTATTGCCAGGTCTTTGGAAAATCCTTGCCGAGGCCGGCGCGAATGTCGTTGGCGGCACCTTCGTACAGCGCATCGCCCGACAGCTTCACCTCGCGATCGGACACGACGAGCGTGCCGGTCGACAGCCGCGACAACGCGCCGAGTGCTGCGACGACTGCCGTGTTGAACGAAGCGG encodes:
- a CDS encoding TetR/AcrR family transcriptional regulator, which codes for MPKPSLKDAILDAGLKVMFRTGYHGTSVRDVTAAAGAPQGSFTNHFRSKEAFASEVLDRYFDITRGLVAEALDDVSLTPRARLRRYLDIITGRLEADGYGRGCLIGDLSLEASGSSELLRARLAAIFAEWRSPFAACIRDAQTSGEIASDFEPEELADFLLASWQGAILRMKVDRNPKALERFKTIAFQTVFREPT